Proteins encoded within one genomic window of Borrelia parkeri:
- a CDS encoding ABC transporter permease subunit → MYKFKKLYVIVLGIFISFLMITPKLINEGSKFAIYKKDPNKTYIHTINKLPQTPTASHPLGTDKMGRDILARLILATRNSILLAFSYAAISAIIGIFIGIIIGNLKFKTCLIISKPIEALQTIPFSYILMLIFYYFAKQKNYNILEVSFTLALIHGWIKFSFITRNNTLLIKNLDYVYASKIMGASQFRIIIYHIFPEVLASISSILPLQISKSLTTFEVINFLQQEDKSSYPSLGELLGYIEMGREYFWIWAKPLIILLIINIILTSISLKLKKHMKSFISS, encoded by the coding sequence ATGTATAAATTCAAAAAACTATATGTTATAGTATTAGGAATCTTCATCTCATTTTTAATGATAACTCCTAAGTTAATTAATGAAGGTTCAAAATTTGCAATATACAAAAAAGATCCAAATAAAACATACATTCATACAATAAACAAACTACCTCAAACACCAACAGCCTCACATCCTCTAGGAACGGATAAAATGGGCAGAGATATATTGGCAAGACTAATACTTGCCACTAGAAACTCTATTTTACTTGCTTTTAGTTATGCAGCAATTTCTGCAATAATTGGAATTTTTATAGGAATAATAATAGGAAACTTAAAATTTAAAACTTGTTTGATAATTTCAAAACCAATAGAAGCACTACAAACAATACCATTTTCTTACATATTAATGCTAATTTTTTACTACTTTGCAAAACAAAAAAATTATAACATATTAGAAGTTTCATTCACTTTAGCCTTAATACACGGATGGATCAAATTTTCATTCATAACAAGAAATAACACACTACTAATTAAAAACCTTGATTATGTGTATGCAAGCAAGATTATGGGTGCAAGTCAATTTAGAATAATCATATATCACATATTTCCGGAAGTTTTAGCATCAATATCATCAATACTTCCCCTCCAAATCTCAAAAAGTCTAACTACCTTTGAAGTAATAAATTTTTTACAACAAGAAGATAAAAGCTCCTATCCAAGTCTTGGAGAACTTTTAGGATATATAGAAATGGGAAGAGAATACTTTTGGATATGGGCAAAACCCCTAATCATATTACTAATCATTAACATTATACTAACATCAATAAGTTTAAAACTTAAAAAACATATGAAATCTTTCATTTCATCATAA
- a CDS encoding ABC transporter permease subunit has protein sequence MLLNAIISTFFCISLLNIFSNNNNSNIPFIQKNIFKDYLEYIGILKSIESYKLIYDFDPNIPLSKDHFVKHIVNNLYIVYETKYKGVIWGKPHNSPLTNGKSSMSTIFSKMKNTLKISIPGIVLSYVISIFFIIIWTLFIKNKILNNILEYIMLFLHSLPRNLTVILIVSLLYYLKVNPKNLIIGGFAWFFSFFIFNAVIFKQSLDKNLSEFYIISAKSRGIKNFKIITVHALIPSLVPLITNLRPTLATAFFGSSFIEIMFGIDGIGTLTINAIKNNDYIVYRDLLFVGVFIMLIPNLITDIVTYNINPYKDVLE, from the coding sequence ATGTTGCTTAATGCTATTATATCAACGTTTTTTTGCATATCATTGCTAAACATATTTTCGAACAATAATAATTCAAATATCCCATTTATACAAAAGAATATATTTAAAGATTATTTAGAATACATTGGAATACTTAAGAGCATCGAAAGCTATAAATTAATATACGACTTTGATCCAAACATCCCCCTAAGCAAAGATCATTTTGTTAAACATATTGTAAATAACTTATACATAGTTTATGAAACAAAGTATAAAGGAGTAATATGGGGAAAACCTCACAATTCCCCTCTTACAAACGGCAAATCGTCAATGAGCACAATTTTTAGCAAAATGAAAAACACATTAAAAATATCAATACCAGGTATCGTACTGTCTTATGTAATATCCATTTTTTTTATTATCATTTGGACTTTATTTATAAAAAATAAAATTTTAAATAATATTTTAGAATACATAATGTTATTCTTACATTCACTACCAAGAAATCTGACTGTAATATTAATCGTTTCTCTACTATACTATCTAAAAGTAAATCCAAAAAATTTAATAATAGGTGGATTTGCATGGTTTTTTTCATTTTTCATATTTAATGCTGTCATTTTTAAACAATCACTAGACAAAAATTTATCCGAATTTTATATAATATCTGCAAAATCAAGGGGAATAAAAAATTTTAAAATAATAACAGTTCATGCATTAATTCCCTCCTTAGTTCCATTAATTACCAATCTTAGACCTACTCTCGCAACAGCTTTCTTTGGTTCATCTTTCATTGAAATAATGTTTGGAATTGATGGAATTGGAACTCTAACAATTAATGCAATAAAAAATAATGATTATATTGTCTACAGAGATTTGTTATTCGTCGGTGTATTTATTATGCTCATACCAAATTTAATAACAGATATTGTAACATATAATATTAATCCTTATAAGGACGTATTAGAATAA
- a CDS encoding septum formation initiator family protein, with protein MSLTKKIMLSIYTGIISYFIITPIFGETGIINYNKLNSNLILMKNHTEKLKEIQKDLTTKYINLQISKPTILKEASKLGYYPKNSIIIKNLDEDENYYQGNFLNIKHTSENKNIGKNFYLISIVISLIFYFLLSYLDKIKFLNKVK; from the coding sequence ATGTCTTTAACAAAAAAAATTATGCTATCTATTTATACAGGAATAATAAGTTATTTCATAATTACACCAATCTTTGGAGAAACAGGGATTATTAATTACAACAAATTAAATAGTAATCTAATTTTAATGAAAAACCATACTGAAAAATTAAAAGAAATACAAAAAGATTTAACAACAAAGTATATTAACTTGCAAATATCTAAACCAACAATTCTAAAAGAAGCTAGTAAATTAGGATATTATCCAAAAAATTCCATAATCATAAAGAATCTTGATGAAGATGAAAATTACTACCAAGGCAATTTTTTAAATATAAAACACACATCAGAAAACAAAAATATAGGCAAAAATTTTTACTTAATATCAATAGTAATTTCACTGATATTTTACTTTTTATTAAGTTATCTAGACAAAATAAAATTCTTAAATAAAGTAAAATAA